In Nomascus leucogenys isolate Asia chromosome 11, Asia_NLE_v1, whole genome shotgun sequence, the following proteins share a genomic window:
- the LOC100597256 gene encoding nmrA-like family domain-containing protein 1, which translates to MTSVRVAAYFENFLAAWQPVKASDGDYYTLAVPMGDVPMDGISVADIGAAVSSIFNSPEEFLGKAVGLSAEALTIQQYADVLSKVLGKKVRDAKITPEAFEKLGFPAAKEIANMCRFYHMKPDRDVKLTHQLNPKVKSFSQFISENQGAFKGM; encoded by the exons ATGACCAGTGTCCGTGTGGCGGCCTACTTTGAAAACTTTCTCGCGGCGTGGCAGCCCGTGAAAGCCTCTGATGGAGATTACTACACCTTGG ctgTACCGATGGGAGATGTACCAATGGATGGTATCTCTGTTGCTGATATTGGAGCAGCCGTCTCTAGCATTTTTAATTCTCCAGAGGAATTTTTAGGCAAGGCCGTGGGGCTCAGTGCAGAAGCACTAACTATACAGCAATATGCTGATGTTTTGTCCAaggttttggggaaaaaagtccGAGATGCAAAG ATTACCCCGGAAGCTTTCGAGAAGCTAGGATTCCCTGCAGCGAAGGAAATAGCCAATATGTGTCGTTTCTATCACATGAAGCCAGACCGAGATGTCAAGCTCACCCACCAACTAAATCCCAAAGTCAAAAGCTTCAGCCAGTTTATCTCGGAGAACCAGGGAGCCTTCAAGGGCATGTAG